From the Nitrospinaceae bacterium genome, the window TTAATTTCGATATTAGGACGATTTTGAACATTGATTGTATCCAGGGTGTCATTTCCCTCCCAAAATAAGTATTTATTAAAAGATTGATAAATAACTACTTAGGTCCGGATGTTCATGTGTTATATCTAATATAGATATAATTATCTTTTTATCTTGCTTTTTTCTGTCTCCACCCCCATATTTACTTTTGCAAACAGTTTGCTGAGGCTAGCTACCTTATTTTGGAGATTCTACAGAAAGCAAATTTACAAGGATTTGCTTTCTGTGGAGGAAGCTTATGGCTCTGTACTCAAAGTCAGTTCAGAATGCGGTCACCATCCTCACCTTTATCGCGAGGAGGGGCGGGGGCGCGCCGATAACGGTCAATGAAATTGCAAAGGAGACGGGCGTATCAGGGCCAACGGTTGCGAAAACGGTTCAGCCTCTTGTAAAGAGAGGTGTGCTGAGTTCCCGCAAAGGGCCGGGAGGGGGATTTGTTCTGGCGCTCTCAGCAAAAGAAATATGTCTTGGCGCAATTGTCATGGCAGTGGAGGGCAGGGAGCCATTCGGAGAATGTATGGCGGGTCTTACCTCTTGCTCGGAGGATAATATTTGTCCCCTTCACGATAGGTGGAAGGGGGTTAAGATGGCGCTACTCGAATTTATGGAAAAGACCAAACTTGAAGATATGGTTTGCGCGGTTGAGCAGATGATAGAGGAAAAGAATCAATTAGACTCAGAGAAAAAAATAGACTCAGGGATACAAAACTTTTTCGAAATTTAACGGGCTCCTCTAAGGTTTCAGTATCATTTAAATATGGTGAGAAGCAGTTATC encodes:
- a CDS encoding Rrf2 family transcriptional regulator: MALYSKSVQNAVTILTFIARRGGGAPITVNEIAKETGVSGPTVAKTVQPLVKRGVLSSRKGPGGGFVLALSAKEICLGAIVMAVEGREPFGECMAGLTSCSEDNICPLHDRWKGVKMALLEFMEKTKLEDMVCAVEQMIEEKNQLDSEKKIDSGIQNFFEI